The Microscilla marina ATCC 23134 genome includes the window AAAATAGTGAATATATAGATTGTGCTATGCATTGTTAAGTTATTAAGCTTTTTCAGATGTGGTTTGGCTGCAGGTAAGAAGCTAGATTGAACTATCTTTTGCTAGTGTGTATATGTGTCTACTTGCAGATCTGTTTGGTACTCGCTGAAATACCCGCAAAAACGTGGGTGTTAGTCGAGAGGTTTAGTGTTATTTTTCCATTCTACATTTGAGGTAAAAATTAACCGCACCTATTGGTTGCGTTAACTCAAAATTTTTGTCACGAACTTGTACTAAGGTGATTAATTTTCTATTCCATACAATGCTTTGGCGTGAATAAGTACAGAAAATGTCAAGAAGCGTGTGAACGTGTTCTAAATCAAGGTTATTCAAGTGCCTAAAAATAAGAACAACACCATTGTTTGGTATTTCATAGTCACCTAAACAATCTGTTAGAGCATCATAATTTTTACCAAAATAACTCGGGAATTGCAGTTTTTTTTCCAAGTCAAACATCAACTCCATTTTGGTAGAAATAAAGTTGCCATCAAACTCTATTATTTTGTACTTCTTGTCCTGGAGAAGTTTGATATCATAGTTTAACTTTGTCTTATTAGAATAAATTCTAATAAAGCCATCTGACATTATTGCTTTATCAATGTATTTATCTCTCTGAGTTTTCTGTTGTTGGTTCATGTAAAATCACTATAGTTTAATGATATGCACTTGCTCAAAAGGTGAATGAGGAATCAAAATAAGCAATATAAAGTTTATGGTTTTGGAAATACTTCAGATGAGCATTTTTTTAGGAAAAACGATGGAACTGCTTGATAAATGGGTTAAAATAAGTAGATGATTTTGTATTTAACTTAGTATTACTTTTGTTAGCAACGCATAGTTGGAAACCTTTACAGATTTTTGGTTCTTTGCCTTGCTTGCTTTTGCAAATATGATAAAACAACCCCATTTTGCGCACCATAGCACAATAAAGCCATAAAAAGATGAATTTTACAAAACACCTGCTAAAAATCACCCAATCTACCGAATGCAAAGAAGTTGAAACCATCCAATCTTTATGGAGCGGCTACGGGAGCATTGTTCGCTACCAATTGAACAACCCATTGCTTAAGACAGTGGTAGTAAAACACATTGCCTTAAACCAAGCCAACGAACACCCAAGGGGCTGGAACACCCAAAACTCTCACAATAGAAAAGTAAAGTCTTATCAGGTAGAAACCCATTGGTACAAGCAATGGAGCGAGCTTTGCCCCGATAGTTGCCGAGTTCCAAAGCTCATTGGCGCTTATGCCGAAGGCGATGATCAGTGGATCGTGTTAGAGGATTTGAACCTCCACTTTCCAGTGCGAAAAACCCAGCTTGATTTGCCTGAGGTAAAAGTGTGCTTGACTTGGTTGGCAAACTTCCACGCCACTTTTTTGCAACAACCGCCTGCTGGCTTATGGGAAGTGGGCACCTATTGGCATTTGGCAACCCGCCCCGACGAACTTGAGCAGATGGAACACCAAGGGCTCAAAGCTAAAGCCGCTCAACTTGATGACTTGCTTAACCAATGTAAGTACCAAACCATTGTACATGGCGATGCCAAACTCGCTAATTTTTGCTTTTCTGAAGATGACAAAAAGGTAGCTGCCGTGGACTTTCAATATGTAGGCGGGGGTTGCGGAATGAAAGACGTGACTTACTTTTTGGGCAGTTGTTTGTCGGGTGCCGAATGTGAACGCTACGAAAGCGAGTTGTTAGACACTTATTTTGTCGCATTGAAAAAGACATTGGCTATAGCCAAACCCCATGTAGATGCCGAAGCTCTAGAGCAAGAATGGCGGCAACTATACCCCATTGCCCTTGCCGACTTTACCCGATTTCTGTTAGGCTGGATGCCTACCCACCAAAAACTGAACGACTATAGCATGCAAGTAACCGAGGAGGTATTGGTAGGTTTGTAGCACGAAGGTTTTGGTTCAAAAACGCTGTTCCACAAGTGATCACACCTTTTATAATATTGATTTTTAGTGACTTATAAAAGCCGTTGCAAATGTGTATAATGTTTTGAAATATCTTCAGATTAAATGATATAATAAAATCTATATCATATGTAAAATAAGTTATTTCATTTTATAGCACTAACCCCTCATCTTTGTGGCGTAATAAATTTTAAAACACAAATAATTATGAGTACTAAAAAAGCACTAATCTTAACAGCTAACACTCAAGACCCGGCTGGGTACAGAGAAAAAGGTGGATGGTTCAATAAATTTTTGATGCGTGGGCTAAAACAGCGTATGGTGAGGTTAAATATGCTTGTTTTATTGACCTTTTTGGTGAGCTACCAGGCGGCATTTGCTGGTAATATTCTGATTGTAATGTCAGATGTGTCGCAAATGAAACTAAAAGGAGGGTATGATTACAAAACAGGTTTTTATCTAAATGAGTTGATGGAGCCAGTCAAAATATTTATGGAGGCAGGTCATACGCTGACTTTTGCTACTCCAACTGGCATAGCACCAACACTTGATTTGGTTTCTGATACACGAAAACACTTTTTGGATGAGAGTCAGGAAAATTACAATGCTCACAAAGCCTTGTTTAACCGATTGATGCTGAATGATAAAAAACACAGTCCCGTTGTAAGTTTCGCTCGTATTGAACAAATCGGTATTGAAAATTTTGATGCTGTATTTGTACCTGGGGGGCACGCTCCATTAGGCGATTTAGTGGACAACGATTTACTGAGCAAGTTCTTACATCACTTCCACGCCAAATCTAAGCCTACAGGGTTGGTATGCCACGGTCCGGTTGCTTTGTTATCTTCTTTGCCAAATAGCGCCGGGTTTGAGGCTGATATGAGAGCTGGTAAAAAAGCCAAACCAGCTAAAGGTTGGATTTATGCAGGTTATAAAATGACGGTTTTCAGCAATTCAGAAGAAGCCACTGCCACTAAATATTACCTGAGTGGTGACCAATTATTTTACTGGCCACAAAATGCCCTTACCAATGCGGGTGGTAAGTACTCTCGTAGCAAGAAAGACTGGGCTCCTCACGTGGTTGTAGACCGCGAATTAGTCACAGGTCAGAACAACAAATCAGCAAATGCTACCGCCAAAGAGTTGCTAAAACTACTCAATAACAATTAAAGGTAGTTAAACTATCCCCCTATAAATCAGGCGTAGGAGCAATGAGGTTTAGCCAGAGTTTGGGGCTGTATTTTGCGTGAGTAAGCAAACAGCCCGAAAACAGCCCGAATTCTGGCGATAACTTTTTAATGCCTCAGATTTCTCAAAGTTCGGTCAATATTGAGTGCATGATCAAATTAGTATTTTCTATATGTATGCTTTTGGGTTTAGCTTCATTTCAAGTAAAAGCGCAGCAAGCAAATCATTTTAATTCCTGGTGGATTTATAGCGCTAATGTTCGTGTGCATAACCAATTTTCTGTGAGTGCAATGTATGTCTGGAGTCGAAACGATTTCGTAAAAAACTGGCAACAATCCCACGCTGGCGCAAGTCTCCAGACTTGTGTCCATCGTAGCAAATTCAAGCTTGAGTATTTGTTTTTTGCAAAAACATGGAAGTGAGCCATCCCGAACTTGCTTCGGGGCAAGATGCTTCCGCAATTATAAGCACAAGCGAAGGATGCTTGCGCTAGGGGTGAGTCTCCAAAAACCGATTAAAAAGAAAGTGACCCGATCTTGTGCTTTGCAGACAGGCAAAATAGCATACAGAAGAGCACCAATAAATAGAATAGTTTTCATGTGATCAATACTCCGCAGTACTTTTGGTGAAAGTTGTTTGCTGGTAATCAGTCATTTATGAATTTAAAAACTATTTAACTGGTTGGTGTAGGCTAAAACTGAAACCCTTTTAAAAATAAAGTGAGTACGCAATCTTAATATAAGATACTGGTTTACAGTATTTAACAAGGTAAACATTTACTCGAATCAGCTATGGACTACCGACTAAATACTATGGACTATTGTGTGATTGCTTAAAGTTTTTTTGTTTTTTTTGATAAATATTTACCAGGGTAAATAAATTTTTATTAGCTTTGTCAAAAGTTAGAAAAAAATGGCAAAAATTGACGAAGAAATAAAGTCTTCATTTGTAGACAACAAGTATCGTTTGTTAGCAAATGTAGTATTTACTCGAAACTGGATTCAAAACCAATTTGCGAGCTTTCTCAAGCCTTTTGGCGTATCTCCTCAACAGTTTAACATTTTACGCATCTTACGAGGCGCTAATGATTGGCTCAATATGCACGAGGTGAAGACCAGAATGGTAGAAAAGTCTCCCAATGCTACTCGCCTTTGCGACAAGCTGGTAGAAAAACAGTTGGTCGAAAGAGCCAGAAGTGAAGAAGATAGGAGAGTAGTGCATCTAAAAATTACAAAAGCTGGATTAGATTTGTTAATAAAAATTAATGAGAAGGATGACAAATCACACATAAATTTTGTTGAGAACGTTTCAGACGAAGAGGCAAAAATTGCCAGTGAAATTTTGGATAAATTGAGAAGTTAAATTTTTTTAATAAATATTTACCTAGGTGAATATTTATATGGTAAATAAATATCAATTCAAATTACATTTTATTATGAAAAAGACAGATTTATTAATTTACAGAATTGCTACCGGGTTATTGACATTGATCATGACATTTAGTGCCACTATGTATTTTACACAATATGAAATGGTGAGTCAAAAATTTTCAGCGGCAGGTTTTGCCACATTTATTATATACCCGATGGCTATAGCCAAAATTTTGGGCTTGGTGGCTATATGGACCGACAAATCTACCATGCTAAGAGAGTGGGCGTATGCCGGATTTGTGTTTAACTTGTTGTTGGCAATAGGTGCCCATCTGGATGTTCAAGATGGAGAATATATACCTCCCATTGTAGGATTGGTAGCGGTAGGAGTATCTTACTTTTATAAGCATAAAACATTGAAAGCACCTGCATCAAACGAATAAACCAGGCTCTTTTAAGCCTTTTTTTAGGAGACTTGAGGGCTTTTGTTTATAGAATACTGTTTATCAAAAATGTATGACTGTGTTAGCAAGAGGTAGGAGGGGAGTTCATTTAAAAGTGGCAAAAACTGCTTTAGATTTGTTAGTACAAATGAGTGAGAAAGATGACGAGTCATATATAGCCTTTATTGAGAATGTTTCGGACGAAGAAGCTAAACTAATCAATGAAACTTTAGAAAAACTGAGAGATTAAATTTTTTTACACAAATATTTACCTAGGTGAATAATGACAAGGTGAATAAAATTATTTTTAAATCACATTTTATTATGAAAAAGACAGATTTATTAATTTACAGAATTGCTACCGGGTTATTGACATTGATCATGACATTTAGTGCCACCATGTATTTTACACAGTATGAAATGGTGAGCGAGAATTTTCCAAAGGCTGGTTTTCCTGTATTTATTATATATCCGCTGGCTATAGCCAAAATTTTAGGTTTGGTGGCTATATGGACAGATAAATCTACCATGCTAAGAGAGTGGGCTTATGCCGGGTTTGTGTTCAACTTGTTGTTTGCGATAGGTGCCCATGCCCATGTTCAAGATGGAGGGTATGCCCCTGTAATTGTAGCACTGGTAGCGGTAGGGGTGTCATACTTTTACAAGCACAAAATGTTGAAGGCATCAGCATTAAGCGACTAAAGTACTTGGGTGAATGATGACCTTGGGGAAGCTATACGGTGCTTCCCCTACCTTCTCTGTTCGAAGTTGTCCTTCGTTAAACTTGCGTCAGTGGTGACTTCTTTTTACACGAGAGTGTCAGATGATCACTGCGGAACACTTGAAACAGTGGTTTAGACTTGTTTAGCTTTATCTGAGATTTTTTCGTACTGGTGTTTAAAGTACTCAAACCATAAAGGGTTCTCAGGTTTGTTTAATACAACATGTGGACGTTCATCTAGTAGTGCTTGGAATGTGTGAAACTCCACAAAAATTTTTGCATTTTCTTTGTTTGGATCAATTAGTAACATACTATACCCTGGTAATGCTTCTATTTTTTTTACATTGAATCCATGGTTTCCTAAATCTTTGAGTTTTTTGTCAGTAAACTTGATGTGATCTTTCAATGAAGATGTTGTTTCGTTAAGCCAAAAAGCACTAGCACCAAAAGATTTTACGTTTTGATCTAAATAAATTAACGTCACATTAAGGTTTTGCTCTTGTACCTTTTTTTTGAGTGACTCACCCACATTATTCAAAATATTATTGAGAGAAACACCAATGAATATAATTTCTTTTGCATTTTTTAATGTCTCAGATAGTGGTTTATAACTGTTCCTGCGGTAAAGCTGGAAGTGGCTAGACGATTTGATATTTAGGTTTTTTACTTCTGAAAGCAATTGTTCTCTTGTATGCCTGTCCTTGAGTATACCAAAAGCTATAATTCCTAAAATAGCAGCAATTGTAGCTAAAATAATGGAGTCTTTAATTTCAGAGCCCCCCAAAAGCCCATAAAGCACAGCCACAAAACCAGCTAACATTGATATATAAACATCAATATTTGAATGAATGTTATTTTTCAGTTTTTTGAAACTCATGATACCTAAAATATTTTATTTGCATCTATATCATAACCTGCATTTTTTAACTCGTCTAAAACCTTAAATTTCCAACTTGAATCATCTATCTTAGTATAAACAAGCCCTGAAATATCATTGGGTATTTCTATGTCTCCTTTTATTAAAGTTGATACATGTTTTCTTCCTAGTTTACCTATTAAAAAACCGTGCTCAAAAACTACATTTTGCCTTGCCCTATTTTTTAAATCATCTGGATTGCCTTTTTTATATCCCTCATCACAAGGGGTATATAATACAATGCTATAGCCAACATCAGAGTATTTTTCTATTTTCTCGATAATAGTCTTGCCTCCATCAGTTTGTTCATGAAGAATGATAGGAGTCAAATCTAACTTTTCTAAGAATCTTGCCACCTCATTTTTTGTTGCTTGATCATGCCCATGAACAATAAAAACCTTAGTTTTGTCTAATTTTGCTTTGTTTATCGAGGCTTTTGCAGGTGTTTGTTCTTTAATGAACTCTTCACATTCTTCAAAAACTTCATCTGTAATTACTTTAGTATATGTTTCATCTTCAAAAATATCCGCACTTGATGTATAATTAAGTATTAGTATATTAGTACTCTGAAGAGAACGTCTATCGTTTATATTTTTTGCGTACTCTTCTAGAGGTTTCTCAGATTGTGTTATAACCAACCTTACTACATCATTATGGTTTAGGTGGTATCCTTTAAACCTAAACTTGTCTTCTCTCATGTAGGGGATGATTATTTTCTTCTTTATTGCCTCTAAATCAGTTTTGGCAAAGTCATGTATCTTTTGATTATTACTATTCTTGTCTTTTTTATTTGTTTCAATTAGTATGTTATAATACATTTCTATAGTTTATGATAATTTTTATTATTTTATTAGTGAGTTGGCGTCTACATCATAACCAGCTTTATTTAGTTCTTTAGCTACACTTAATTGCCATCCTGAATCATGCATTTTAATATACAATACTCCTGATATATCATTAGGTTTTTCTATTTCTTCGTCTGTTATCAAAACACATACACGGCTTCTGCCTAATTTACCTATTAAAAAACCATGTTCAAATACTACGTTTTGTCTAGCTCTTTTTTTTGCATCCTTTTCATCCCCTATTTTTGACCCTTGATCACAGGGGGTATATAGTACTATCCCATATCCTACGTTGGAATTAGAATCTAATTTATCAATTATAGTTTGCCCTCCACTTGCTTGTTCACTTAGAATAATAGGTACTAGACTTAATGTTTGAATAAATCTTGCTACTTTATCTGTTTTTGAGTCATCGTGTCCATGGACAATAAAAACTTCAGTATTATCAAAACCATTTCTTTGTGGAGTTTTATCAGGAGGTTGAGTTTCTTGTGAAATTTCACTTTTACATTCTTTGATAACTTGTGATGTTATGTCTTGTACATAATTATCAAAGGCGAGAATATCATAAGGAGTAGTGTACAAGGGGATCATTTTAATATTTGCTTGTGTATTTTCGTCAGCAGCATGTTCTTGTGTGGTTTTTTGAGATTGTTGTATTATTATTTGTATAATATCAGTGCTTGTAAGTAAACAACCATTAAAATGAAAATCACCTTGTTGAAGGTATGGCATTATAATATCTTCCTTAAGTTCTTCTAGGTTTGTCTTATCAAGCTCATAGAGAACTTGGTTAGAATTGTTAGGTTCCAATTTTCTCGTAGTTGTTATTGATACATGGTAATACATAACTGTTCTAATAAAAAATTTGAATTAAATGGTAATCAAAGATGATAAATATAGTTAATTACTATTTTTTTTGGCAAAGCATTTCGTTTTTTTAAGCTATTTGTAGTGTTTTAAAATGATATTGTTCAAAAATGGTCTGCTAAATTTCCTCCCAAAAAAAACAAAGTCAAATCCTGAAAAATCATATTAGGCATATTGATGTACATTACCACGAGTTTTGGGATAGGTATGAATATTTACCTAAACATCAAAAAAGCACAGGTGATAA containing:
- a CDS encoding barstar family protein, which encodes MNQQQKTQRDKYIDKAIMSDGFIRIYSNKTKLNYDIKLLQDKKYKIIEFDGNFISTKMELMFDLEKKLQFPSYFGKNYDALTDCLGDYEIPNNGVVLIFRHLNNLDLEHVHTLLDIFCTYSRQSIVWNRKLITLVQVRDKNFELTQPIGAVNFYLKCRMEK
- a CDS encoding oxidoreductase family protein; translation: MNFTKHLLKITQSTECKEVETIQSLWSGYGSIVRYQLNNPLLKTVVVKHIALNQANEHPRGWNTQNSHNRKVKSYQVETHWYKQWSELCPDSCRVPKLIGAYAEGDDQWIVLEDLNLHFPVRKTQLDLPEVKVCLTWLANFHATFLQQPPAGLWEVGTYWHLATRPDELEQMEHQGLKAKAAQLDDLLNQCKYQTIVHGDAKLANFCFSEDDKKVAAVDFQYVGGGCGMKDVTYFLGSCLSGAECERYESELLDTYFVALKKTLAIAKPHVDAEALEQEWRQLYPIALADFTRFLLGWMPTHQKLNDYSMQVTEEVLVGL
- a CDS encoding type 1 glutamine amidotransferase domain-containing protein, coding for MSTKKALILTANTQDPAGYREKGGWFNKFLMRGLKQRMVRLNMLVLLTFLVSYQAAFAGNILIVMSDVSQMKLKGGYDYKTGFYLNELMEPVKIFMEAGHTLTFATPTGIAPTLDLVSDTRKHFLDESQENYNAHKALFNRLMLNDKKHSPVVSFARIEQIGIENFDAVFVPGGHAPLGDLVDNDLLSKFLHHFHAKSKPTGLVCHGPVALLSSLPNSAGFEADMRAGKKAKPAKGWIYAGYKMTVFSNSEEATATKYYLSGDQLFYWPQNALTNAGGKYSRSKKDWAPHVVVDRELVTGQNNKSANATAKELLKLLNNN
- a CDS encoding MarR family winged helix-turn-helix transcriptional regulator encodes the protein MAKIDEEIKSSFVDNKYRLLANVVFTRNWIQNQFASFLKPFGVSPQQFNILRILRGANDWLNMHEVKTRMVEKSPNATRLCDKLVEKQLVERARSEEDRRVVHLKITKAGLDLLIKINEKDDKSHINFVENVSDEEAKIASEILDKLRS
- a CDS encoding DoxX family protein — its product is MKKTDLLIYRIATGLLTLIMTFSATMYFTQYEMVSQKFSAAGFATFIIYPMAIAKILGLVAIWTDKSTMLREWAYAGFVFNLLLAIGAHLDVQDGEYIPPIVGLVAVGVSYFYKHKTLKAPASNE
- a CDS encoding DoxX family protein yields the protein MKKTDLLIYRIATGLLTLIMTFSATMYFTQYEMVSENFPKAGFPVFIIYPLAIAKILGLVAIWTDKSTMLREWAYAGFVFNLLFAIGAHAHVQDGGYAPVIVALVAVGVSYFYKHKMLKASALSD
- a CDS encoding TIR domain-containing protein, whose product is MYYNILIETNKKDKNSNNQKIHDFAKTDLEAIKKKIIIPYMREDKFRFKGYHLNHNDVVRLVITQSEKPLEEYAKNINDRRSLQSTNILILNYTSSADIFEDETYTKVITDEVFEECEEFIKEQTPAKASINKAKLDKTKVFIVHGHDQATKNEVARFLEKLDLTPIILHEQTDGGKTIIEKIEKYSDVGYSIVLYTPCDEGYKKGNPDDLKNRARQNVVFEHGFLIGKLGRKHVSTLIKGDIEIPNDISGLVYTKIDDSSWKFKVLDELKNAGYDIDANKIF
- a CDS encoding TIR domain-containing protein; the encoded protein is MEPNNSNQVLYELDKTNLEELKEDIIMPYLQQGDFHFNGCLLTSTDIIQIIIQQSQKTTQEHAADENTQANIKMIPLYTTPYDILAFDNYVQDITSQVIKECKSEISQETQPPDKTPQRNGFDNTEVFIVHGHDDSKTDKVARFIQTLSLVPIILSEQASGGQTIIDKLDSNSNVGYGIVLYTPCDQGSKIGDEKDAKKRARQNVVFEHGFLIGKLGRSRVCVLITDEEIEKPNDISGVLYIKMHDSGWQLSVAKELNKAGYDVDANSLIK